A genome region from Panicum virgatum strain AP13 chromosome 4K, P.virgatum_v5, whole genome shotgun sequence includes the following:
- the LOC120701818 gene encoding uncharacterized protein LOC120701818: MDWYAWLCRAGLHPDVALEYALLFARNELGAGDVRHLDHEVLASMGVAVAKHRIEILKLARRESSSSSGAALPWRATRLLAAAVRRSARSALGRLRDRAAAVHALATPRHCGGWGWGAIVASPVAAAARGGVGKPPLPLPMVLAQVSSPVVLTSSCAATVKALPAPPDPGHGHGGEESDGDGEEEMDGGEEMRWESMFQDLKPT; encoded by the exons ATGGACTGGTACGCGTGGCTGTGCCGGGCGGGGCTGCACCCGGACGTGGCGCTCGAGTACGCGCTCCTCTTCGCGCGCAAcgagctcggcgccggcgacgtgcgCCACCTCGACCACGAGGTGCTCGCCTCcatgggcgtcgccgtcgccaagcACCGCATCGAGATCCTCAAGCTCGCCAGGCGggaatcctcctcctcctccggcgccgccctcccgTGGCGCGCCACCCGgctgctcgccgcggccgtGCGCCGCTCCGCGCGGTCCGCGctcggccgcctccgc gaccgggccgccgccgtccacgccctcgccacgccgcggcACTGCGGTGGCTGGGGCTGGGGCGCGATTGTCGCGtcgcccgtggcggcggcggcgcgcggcggggtcgggaagccgccgctgccgctgccgatgGTGCTGGCGCAGGTGAGCAGCCCCGTCGTGCTCACCAGCAGCTGCGCGGCGACGGTCAAGGCGCTGCCCGCGCCGCCCGATCCCGGCCACGGGCACGGCGGGGAGGAGTCCGAcggcgacggggaggaggagatggacggcggcgaggagatgCGGTGGGAGTCCATGTTCCAGGATCTCAAGCCCACTTAG